A window of Blautia argi genomic DNA:
AAAGATAATCAGAAATTTAGTAAGTTTTTATAAAATAAAATACTATTTATTTTACAACTTTTGACTGCCAAAACATGAGAATTTATAAGAAGATACAGAAACTACAAGAAAAATGAAAGTTGCAAAAACCCTTTAAATACAAGGAAAAACGACGATTTAAGGAGATATAAGAACATGATTAAAATACTATTCATCTGCCACGGCACTCCAGTTTTATGATAATGCATATCTTCGTAGACTGGGGCAACACAGGGCAGAATATATGGTAGAAAGCCTTGGAATTACTACGGTTTCGACTACTAAGGCTCATGAGCGGAATCGGGATAAATGCAAACGTGTTGGGAGAAATCCTTAGTAGTAGTGGACTACTTAGAAGCAATAGAAAAATGTATGGAGGAATATTGAGGTGGGAAAGGAGAAAATAGTATATGGCCAATGTGCTTTGTGTAGGCAAAATAAGGAACTTCAACTTAGTCATATTGTTCCGCGTTTTGTAGGACGAAAAATGATAAAGACAGCACTTGGTAATATTCGAGTAACAAATGAACCCAATAAAGTAGCACAGGATATAGAAAAACATTATATGCTGTGCCATGACTGCGAGGAACTATTTAGTGCCAAGGAACGTTGGTTTGCAAGTAATATTTTTAATCCGTGGCAAGATCATAAGCAGCGAGAATTCAGTTATGACGAGAATTTAACTTATTTTATAGTTTCACTAAGCTGGAGAAGTTTATATTTAGATTTGGAAGAGTACTCTTGTGATGCGACTTTTGATAAGGAAATACTACTGACAATGTTAAGAGCTGAGAACATCATGAGAGATTATCTTTTGGGTAAGAGACAAGATGTTTCAGATATTCAGAATCATATGTTTTTCTTTGATAGAATTGAAAGTGCAAGTAATTATGATTTTGAAAAAAATCCAAGTGTAGCTATGCATAGGAGTATTACTTCGTATTCTGCTTATAATGGAAAAACTTCATTCACGATATCTAATCTGCTAGGAATTATGATTGTAACATTTTATTCAATGGAAGAACAGGAAGAGTGGACAAACACACAGATTTTGAATGGCAGGGGAACAATTGTTGCCGAGAATCAAGGAATTAAAAGCGTAGTAGGACAAGAAATTCAACATTGGATGAATGAAGCAGAAAATGCCAAGACTAACCTCTCTGATAATCAGAAAAATAAAATCCTTGAAAAAATGAAAAAGGTCGGTAATGGGATAAGAGATTATGCAATATTTCAGGATTTCATCGATGATGAAATCCTGAAAAGAAATAATGAAAAAAAATAGAGAGTAAACGGGAAAATTTGATAATTTTAATATTATATTTTTCAGAAATATTACAAATTGCTTTAAAGCAAAGGAAACTCGAGCGTTTGGAGTAAATATTATAAGTTTTCTCCAAGCTCTTTTTGTGATTGTGAGAATTTGAGTATTGCGATTGTGGGATAAAGGGATTTGACAGAATTAATGTTAACATTAGTACCAAGAAAATTTATGTTCAGGTTGAAGTTAGACTAAAAACAGGGTATAATTAGACTAAAAAAGAGGAGGCGTCAATATGGCAGATTCATGTATTTATCTTGATACATATGTTGTTCAGCAGGATATGAGAATACGCTTACCAAAAGCAGTGTTGTCGAATCTTAATGTGAAAAAAGGAGAAACAAAATTTGATATATATTTGGATTCAGAAAATCAGTCGTTGGTTTTTAGAATTCACGATGAAAATGGAGGTGCGTAATGATGGCTGATACCGTAACAGGAGTATCACTCTTTACAGGTGCTGGCGGTATGGATATTGGATTTGAGAATGCGGGTGTTAAAGTCGTGGTTGCAAATGAATTAGTAAAAGAAGCAGCCGAAACATATAAAACAAACCATTCTAATTGTGTGATGATTAATGATGATATAAACAATGTAATTAATGATATGGCTAAATATGAAGGTGCAGACTTTGTTTTTGGGGGACCACCTTGTCAAGGTTTTTCGGTTGCTGGCAAAATGGATCCAAACGATGAACGAAGTAAATTGATATTTACCTTTTTAGATGTAGTTGAAAAAGTTCAACCCAAGGCATTTGTAATGGAGAATGTAAAAGCATTAGGTGTATTAGAAAAGTGGGAACCAACTAGAAAGAAATATTTAGAAAGAGCTACAAAAATGGGATATCAATGTATGCCGTTTATTTTAAATGCATCAGAGTATGGGGTATCGCAAAAAAGAGAAAGAGTATTTTTTTATAGGAATCAAATCAGGTCTTGATCCTTTTTTTGAACACCATATGATGGGTATGATAGAGCAGCAGAAAAACAAGGCTCCCGTCATTCGTGATTTGTTACAATCATTAGGAAAAGCTGGAACAGATATTAATCCCAATACTTGTACAGCAAAGATAACATTTGCGGCACATCCAGTGATGAGAAAATCACCATATGCGGGGATGTATTTTAATGGACAAGGAAGACCAATTAATGTAGATGGGTATTCAAATACTTTACCAGCATCTATGGGTGGAAATAAGACACCATTTGTGGATGAAGAGTATTTGTATGGAAATGCAGAATGTGATTGGGTTGTAGATTACCATCAGGGGTTAATTGATGGAAGAATAGTGCCGGAATTTAAAGATGCACCTAGTCGATTACGAAGAATTACAATAAAGGAAGCAGCAAAGATACAGACTTTCCCAGACAATTATATTTTCTGTGGAAATAAAAGGCAAGGTCTACACACAAATAGGAAATGCCGTACCATGTAAATTAGCAGAAGCTGTGGCTAGGGCAGTAATTGAATATCAAAAAAAGTATGTATAAAATCGCAACAGCGAGTAAATTGATATTTGCTCGCTGTTGTAGAACTACTTAGTAGAGTCATCTTTGTTTTTGGAATGATTTAGATCGAAAAATTCATCTGCTAATTTCATAAGATAGGCTATGGTTTCATCTTTGAACTTAGTATTTTGGGCAGTTTCGATTATAAAATGCATAAATTCTTCGCTATCAATTTTATCAATTGAACCAATCATTGAAGATAAAAGATTTTCATATGATATAACTCGAAGTAAAAAATTTTTATTAAGATATTCATGTTCAATATTATTTATGAAATCCCCTTGAGCATTGGCTCTTGGCCCTTCTATAAAAAGCATTTTTGTACCGCCAGCAGAAAGAACCTTATCTGCCGCGTGACGGACATCTGTTTCGGCATAGTCCTTATCTTTTAACTCATTAGATGCAACTAAAGAACCGTCAACATATATATCTAAATCACTGATTTCACGACCTGATGCACCGCTTTGATTAACAGGGTGTACCTCAACGGTAGCGTTTGGTTCGTTGTACATGAGATGATATGTTCCGGCAACGAGAAGGGTAAGGATTTCCCCTTCATAACTGTGCTCTAGGGCTTTTTCCATATATGCCATAAGATGCGCAGGGAGATTTGCATTTTTTTCTATAGTGAAAGTTGTCATAGTTGATTTTGAATTTTTTATATTTATTAGCTTCGAAAGTAAATATATTAAACATTCGTAAGCATCTGTTGATGTAGTAATAAGAGGAAGGTTGTCACAAAGAGAATTAAGGATAGTCTGATCATTGCCGCGCCTTACAGCGTTTGTTTTTGAAAGTTCTGGAAAACGAGCAGGTTTATTTAAAAATGGTTCATTTGAGCCACCTAATGCCTTGTCGAGTACCTCCATTTCAAAAGGCACAATTACTTTATGGCAAATTGTTCTTGCATCATATGCACCTGGCAATTCGGATTTTTTTTGTAAACATAAAGTATTAATACTTTCATCTGTTGCTTTTGCAAGTATAGCTGTAAATAACACATATTTATATGTAAGATGGGTATTATCAATTACAAAATCAATAAAATCCTTGTGGGCACATGTTGAATTGATAGTCCGTTGAGCATCGACATATGCGGCATTAAGTTTGGCTGAAGCGTTCTCTTTTAATCCCATTATAAGTTTCCTCCTGTTATTTGAATGATCATTGGCTGTATAAAGCCATGAGTATACATGCGGAAATAAAGTATATAAATCTATTTAAATCACATATTATTATATCAGAAAATAAAAACATTTAATAGAGTGAATCGGTAGTTGATAAAATATAAAATTATTTTGGATAGCTGGGGGTATCCAAATCTCTACAGCCTTTTTTACTGAAGACCGATGGCCCCCTTCGTGCGAATTTTCGCAGAATTAAACAGGGGGGATACCCGCTAAGGTCGGTTGATGTGAAAATATCCGCAGAATATCATCGCTAAAGTCGATTTTGTTTTGCCGGATAGTACCGAAATACGCAGAAAAAACGTGTAAAAAGCAGCATAAAAATCACAGTTTTTCTGCGTACATTTTGGCAGAAATATAATCCGAATTGTCTTGCTATTCTGTGCCGTCAGAGTGATATATGTATTACCGAATAAGAAAGGCGGGTACATATTATGAAGAATGAAATCAGATTTACATTGGAATCGAAGCAGAAACCGAAACTGGCACAGGAGATTGGAAACCTACTTAGAACAGCACCGCATTATGAACGGGTACCAAGCTGCGCATGCGACAGACGCATATAGCGTGTATGAGGAAATCATCAAGGACAATATCGAGTACGACTATCTGATACAGGACAGATACCTTGACCGGGACAGGATAGAGGAAATCCTTGCCCTTATTCTTGAAACTGTCTGCACCAAACGAAGAACAATCCGTATCGCCGGGGACGACCACCCGGCAGAGCTTGTAAAAGCAAAATTTATGAAACTGAACAGCGAACATATCCGCTTTGTACTTGACTGTATGCAGGAAAACACCACCAAAATCCGCAACATCAAGCAGTACATGAAAGCTGCTCTTTTCAATGCCCCGTCTACGATTGGCAGCTATTACACGTCCCTTGTATCTCACGATATGTACGGCGGGCGCACTATCCAGTCGGCAAAAAGCAAGGGCATACCCGATTACACCTGCAACGAGGGCGAAAGCCTGTAAACCAACCCAAAGGAGGATTTGATTATGACACAGAAAACAGGAGCTTTGATTTTTGATGAAACCGCTGACCGCTACGACATTCGCTTTGACGTAAACGACTACTACGGGGGCTTACATTGCGGCGACTGCATGGAGGTCTTTGTGCGGGGCAAATGGAAGCCTACCCGTATGGAGTACGGGGACAACTGGTATCTTGTGGGTATTCGGGCGGCAGACCTTTCCGGGCTGCGGGTACGGATTTAACAGGGCGGCGTGAAAACGGACGCTCTTTTTTCATGCCCGCCCCGCTTCCCGGCGGCGGGCATACCACCATAGAACATGAAAGGAGGACACCCATTGCAGGAGGAAACCAACGAAAAGACCATAGCCCTTTACATCAAAACCGGGAAACTGACGGCACAGCAGCTCCAAAAGGCTATGAAAGCCCTGCTTGCACAGATGAAAAAGCAGCATGACAAACAGAAAATCCCGCATGGAAAGCAGACCCTAAAGCAGCTTATGAAGCAGAACGCGGGTGTTTCCAACATTGAAATCACAAAGGACAATATCAAAGCCTTTGAGAGTACGGCGAAAAAATACGGGATTGACTTTGCCCTAAAGAAAGACAGCACCGAAACCCCGCCCCGTTATCTTGTGTTTTTCAAGGGACGGGACGCGGACGCACTGACCGCAGCTTTCAAGGAGTTTTCCGCAAAGAAGCTGACGCAGGAACAAAAGCCCTCTATCCGCAAGCTGCTTTCCACTCTGAAAGATAAGGCGGCGGCTCTGAACGCACAGCGGGACAAAGTAAAAAACAAAGACAGGGGGATTGCAAGATGAACGCTATCAACTGGAAAAAGCTGCTGCTTCCCAACATTCCCTATCTGCTCTTTG
This region includes:
- a CDS encoding sucrose-6-phosphate hydrolase, with the protein product MADSCIYLDTYVVQQDMRIRLPKAVLSNLNVKKGETKFDIYLDSENQSLVFRIHDENGGA
- a CDS encoding DNA cytosine methyltransferase produces the protein MMADTVTGVSLFTGAGGMDIGFENAGVKVVVANELVKEAAETYKTNHSNCVMINDDINNVINDMAKYEGADFVFGGPPCQGFSVAGKMDPNDERSKLIFTFLDVVEKVQPKAFVMENVKALGVLEKWEPTRKKYLERATKMGYQCMPFILNASEYGVSQKRERVFFYRNQIRS
- a CDS encoding DNA cytosine methyltransferase; the protein is MGYRKKEKEYFFIGIKSGLDPFFEHHMMGMIEQQKNKAPVIRDLLQSLGKAGTDINPNTCTAKITFAAHPVMRKSPYAGMYFNGQGRPINVDGYSNTLPASMGGNKTPFVDEEYLYGNAECDWVVDYHQGLIDGRIVPEFKDAPSRLRRITIKEAAKIQTFPDNYIFCGNKRQGLHTNRKCRTM
- a CDS encoding restriction endonuclease, SacI family, whose amino-acid sequence is MGLKENASAKLNAAYVDAQRTINSTCAHKDFIDFVIDNTHLTYKYVLFTAILAKATDESINTLCLQKKSELPGAYDARTICHKVIVPFEMEVLDKALGGSNEPFLNKPARFPELSKTNAVRRGNDQTILNSLCDNLPLITTSTDAYECLIYLLSKLINIKNSKSTMTTFTIEKNANLPAHLMAYMEKALEHSYEGEILTLLVAGTYHLMYNEPNATVEVHPVNQSGASGREISDLDIYVDGSLVASNELKDKDYAETDVRHAADKVLSAGGTKMLFIEGPRANAQGDFINNIEHEYLNKNFLLRVISYENLLSSMIGSIDKIDSEEFMHFIIETAQNTKFKDETIAYLMKLADEFFDLNHSKNKDDSTK
- a CDS encoding DUF5348 domain-containing protein, which produces MTQKTGALIFDETADRYDIRFDVNDYYGGLHCGDCMEVFVRGKWKPTRMEYGDNWYLVGIRAADLSGLRVRI
- a CDS encoding PcfB family protein: MQEETNEKTIALYIKTGKLTAQQLQKAMKALLAQMKKQHDKQKIPHGKQTLKQLMKQNAGVSNIEITKDNIKAFESTAKKYGIDFALKKDSTETPPRYLVFFKGRDADALTAAFKEFSAKKLTQEQKPSIRKLLSTLKDKAAALNAQRDKVKNKDRGIAR